From the Acidilutibacter cellobiosedens genome, one window contains:
- a CDS encoding ParA family protein — MLNFKKGGLFSRKDNIEPPEIEPDNAAQVLAIWGSPGCGKTTVAVKLAKYLADRKKNVVLLLCDCTTPMIPCICPPGDLEGGHSLGSILAANSVTESLVKNNCNTHKRMNHLAVIGLQKGENENCYPPVTPALIKQLIEVLRDMESHVIIDCGSSIYFDELSTISILEADAVLRLINCDLKSVSYLSSQQEYLRMAGFDFDKMYKAVSNVKSNEASQNMEQVLGSAVFTLPHSPELEAQVLAGNLFADLSLKDSRGFRREIEKIAKEVFEV, encoded by the coding sequence ATGCTGAACTTCAAAAAAGGCGGTCTGTTCAGCCGCAAGGACAACATAGAGCCTCCGGAGATAGAACCGGATAACGCCGCACAGGTACTGGCAATTTGGGGCAGCCCCGGCTGCGGCAAGACCACGGTGGCGGTCAAACTGGCCAAGTATCTGGCAGACAGAAAAAAGAATGTGGTGCTGCTTTTATGCGACTGCACCACGCCTATGATCCCCTGCATCTGCCCGCCCGGTGATTTAGAGGGCGGCCATTCCCTTGGAAGTATTCTTGCCGCCAATTCCGTTACCGAATCGCTGGTGAAAAACAACTGCAATACCCATAAGCGCATGAACCATCTGGCGGTCATCGGTCTGCAAAAAGGAGAAAACGAAAACTGCTATCCTCCCGTTACACCGGCTCTGATAAAACAGCTTATCGAAGTGCTGCGTGACATGGAAAGCCATGTCATTATCGACTGTGGCAGCTCCATCTATTTTGACGAGCTGTCCACCATCTCCATTCTGGAGGCCGATGCGGTGCTGCGGCTCATAAACTGCGATTTAAAATCAGTCAGTTACCTGTCCAGCCAGCAGGAGTATCTGCGGATGGCCGGGTTTGACTTTGACAAGATGTATAAGGCAGTCAGCAATGTAAAATCCAATGAAGCCAGTCAGAACATGGAACAGGTGCTGGGCAGTGCTGTATTTACTCTGCCGCACTCCCCGGAGTTGGAGGCTCAGGTGCTGGCCGGAAACCTATTCGCTGACTTGTCCCTGAAAGACAGCCGGGGCTTTCGCAGGGAAATCGAAAAAATAGCAAAGGAGGTGTTCGAGGTATGA
- a CDS encoding type II secretion system F family protein, whose product MTTIQLLACIGMITGFFLLIGLKPMEFTDGLFSFLTREKKSIKDEIKAAQRRQKPGFLKQQIHMAQEVLAMTGRSNRFSLICACSLLLFAIGAAIAIVMGNLFLAPVMAAGFMMLPFWYVQLTASHFKKDIAAELETALSIVTTAYLRSENILTAVEENLHYLNPPVHQVFKDFVLRVKLIDPDVLEAIRVLRTKIDNEVFREWCDALCDCQHDRSLKSTLTPIVSKLSDMRIVNGELEYLVFEPRKEFIIMVIFVIGNVPLMYLLNKSWYDTLMHTPLGQIILAISAALIFISTACVIRLTKPIEYRR is encoded by the coding sequence ATGACAACCATTCAACTGCTGGCCTGTATCGGTATGATTACAGGCTTTTTTCTACTCATCGGCCTAAAACCGATGGAATTCACCGATGGGTTGTTTTCCTTTCTCACCAGAGAAAAGAAATCTATCAAGGATGAGATCAAAGCGGCACAGCGCCGCCAAAAGCCGGGATTTCTGAAACAGCAAATTCATATGGCGCAGGAGGTGCTGGCCATGACCGGCAGGAGCAATCGCTTTTCTCTGATTTGCGCCTGCTCTTTGCTGCTTTTTGCCATCGGTGCCGCTATTGCCATTGTGATGGGCAACTTATTTCTGGCTCCGGTGATGGCGGCAGGCTTTATGATGCTGCCTTTTTGGTATGTGCAGCTCACCGCCAGCCATTTCAAAAAGGACATTGCTGCCGAGCTGGAAACAGCCTTGTCCATTGTCACCACAGCCTACCTGAGAAGTGAGAATATCCTTACAGCAGTAGAGGAAAATCTCCACTACCTGAACCCGCCGGTGCATCAGGTGTTCAAGGACTTTGTCCTGCGGGTCAAGTTGATTGATCCCGATGTGTTGGAGGCCATCAGGGTGCTGCGCACCAAAATCGACAACGAAGTATTCCGGGAATGGTGCGATGCCCTATGTGATTGCCAGCATGACCGCAGCTTGAAAAGCACCCTGACTCCCATCGTTTCAAAGCTCAGTGATATGCGGATTGTGAACGGCGAGCTGGAATATCTCGTATTTGAACCCCGCAAGGAATTTATCATCATGGTCATCTTTGTCATCGGCAATGTTCCCCTCATGTATCTCCTGAACAAAAGCTGGTACGACACGCTGATGCACACCCCATTGGGGCAGATCATTCTGGCAATCAGCGCCGCTCTTATTTTTATCTCCACGGCCTGCGTGATCCGGCTTACCAAGCCCATAGAATACAGGAGGTGA
- the cpaB gene encoding Flp pilus assembly protein CpaB encodes MSFFKNRTVIGVICIVLSLLICFAVTPLFNQSISKKTEIVRVAKPIKIGEAITKDMVQTVEVGGYNLPEDVVRHTDTIIGKFASADLVPGDYIISSKIVDAPAAENAYLYNLTGEKQAISVSVKSFAAGLSGKLISGDIVSIVAPDYKKQGVTVIPPELQYVEVIAVTAGSGYDANTVEQKEAVDADEKELPATVTLLVTPEQSKSLAELEADGTLHVSLVYRGSKENAAKFTEAQDLVLSKLYPDKPETQESEDNSQLEAPANTPVESGAE; translated from the coding sequence ATGAGTTTTTTTAAGAATAGAACGGTTATTGGCGTGATTTGCATTGTGCTGTCCCTGCTGATCTGCTTTGCCGTAACGCCGCTGTTTAACCAGAGCATCAGCAAAAAAACCGAAATTGTGCGGGTGGCAAAGCCCATCAAAATAGGGGAAGCCATCACCAAAGACATGGTGCAAACCGTAGAGGTGGGCGGCTACAATCTGCCGGAGGATGTTGTCAGACATACGGATACGATCATCGGCAAATTTGCCTCCGCTGATTTGGTGCCGGGAGATTACATCATCAGCTCCAAAATCGTCGATGCCCCTGCTGCGGAAAACGCCTATCTCTACAATCTGACCGGAGAAAAACAGGCGATTTCTGTATCGGTTAAGAGCTTTGCCGCAGGGCTGTCCGGCAAACTAATTTCCGGAGATATTGTGTCAATCGTTGCTCCAGATTACAAAAAGCAGGGCGTGACAGTCATTCCGCCGGAGCTGCAGTATGTGGAGGTCATCGCCGTCACAGCAGGCAGCGGCTATGATGCCAATACGGTCGAGCAGAAAGAAGCCGTGGATGCAGATGAAAAGGAGCTGCCTGCCACCGTCACTTTGCTGGTCACACCAGAGCAGAGCAAAAGCCTTGCCGAGCTGGAAGCAGACGGAACCCTTCATGTATCCCTCGTTTACCGTGGCAGCAAGGAAAATGCGGCAAAGTTTACCGAGGCGCAGGACTTGGTGCTTTCCAAGCTGTATCCCGATAAGCCGGAAACTCAGGAAAGCGAGGATAACAGCCAGCTGGAAGCCCCTGCGAATACACCGGTGGAAAGCGGGGCTGAGTAA
- a CDS encoding secretion protein F → MGLLFLFGITLAAGLFFIFLDVLHLPYLSTAKAMLNTTRSEKKAARSLETYLMTWAVKLSKYIRMDEYRKHRLKNVLKATGMNMEPEAYQAYALVKSGVILLLAIPAGLIFPLLVPVVVFLAVMVYFKETKKADERLSAKRASVEKELPRFVANIEQELKASRDVLAIVENYKKNAGEAFAGELTVLAADMRSSSYEAALTRFEARLNSPMLSDVVRGLIGVLRGDDSTVYFQMLAHDFKQLELQRLKGEAQKIPPKIRVFSFLMLMCFLFTYLAIIAYEIIKSLGGMF, encoded by the coding sequence ATGGGATTACTTTTTTTATTTGGAATTACGTTGGCGGCAGGGCTGTTTTTTATTTTCTTGGATGTGCTGCACCTACCGTACCTCAGCACTGCTAAGGCTATGCTGAATACTACAAGATCAGAGAAAAAAGCAGCAAGGAGCTTGGAAACCTATCTCATGACTTGGGCGGTAAAGCTCTCTAAATATATCCGCATGGACGAGTACCGCAAGCATCGGCTGAAAAATGTGCTGAAAGCCACCGGTATGAACATGGAGCCGGAGGCCTATCAGGCCTATGCGCTGGTGAAATCCGGTGTGATTCTGCTGCTGGCAATCCCGGCAGGATTAATCTTTCCCTTGCTGGTGCCGGTGGTGGTGTTCCTTGCGGTCATGGTGTACTTTAAGGAAACTAAAAAGGCAGACGAAAGGCTGTCCGCAAAGCGAGCCTCCGTGGAAAAGGAACTGCCCCGTTTTGTTGCCAACATCGAACAGGAGCTGAAAGCCTCCCGTGATGTGCTGGCCATCGTAGAGAACTACAAAAAAAACGCCGGAGAAGCCTTTGCCGGAGAGCTGACCGTGCTGGCAGCGGATATGCGTTCCTCCAGCTACGAGGCAGCCCTTACCCGGTTTGAGGCAAGACTCAATTCGCCCATGCTCTCGGACGTGGTGCGAGGCCTTATCGGTGTACTGCGTGGGGATGACAGCACGGTGTATTTTCAGATGCTGGCGCATGATTTCAAACAGCTGGAGCTGCAGCGCCTTAAAGGTGAAGCGCAGAAAATACCGCCCAAAATCCGTGTGTTTTCCTTTCTCATGCTGATGTGCTTTCTCTTTACCTATCTGGCCATCATCGCCTATGAGATCATCAAATCCCTCGGCGGGATGTTTTAG
- a CDS encoding CpaF/VirB11 family protein, which produces MSRHNLFFSPEQETEDFHSVLQQVQEHISGQHSELLSDGNAAEAKAHIKRYIAKFVQDSRVAVKGMTQQQLVDALYTEMAEYSFLTKYIFADDIEEIDINSWRDIEIQYAGGRCEKLREHFDSPQHCINVLRRMLHVSGTILDDQSPLVVGTLAENIRIAVMKSPIVDASVGAAASIRIVNPNNMEKEDFINGGTATAEMLDFLSECIRYGISVCIAGATSSGKTTVAGWLLTTIPDNKRIFTIENGSRELSLIREKDGRVTNSVVHTLTRNSENELYRIEQIDLVDISLRFNPDIIVVGEMRGAEANAAQEVARTGVAVVTTIHSNSCESTYRRMVSLCKRAVDMSDETLMGYVTEAYPIIVFCKQLENKQRRLMEIMECEILPDNSRHYRTLFRYEITENRYENNQFYITGHHVTVNPISDSLCKRLIENGMPQERINLLKKGGQISI; this is translated from the coding sequence ATGAGCAGGCATAACCTGTTTTTTTCACCGGAGCAGGAAACTGAGGATTTCCACAGTGTGCTGCAACAGGTGCAGGAGCATATATCCGGGCAGCACAGCGAACTGCTATCAGACGGCAACGCTGCCGAAGCCAAGGCGCATATCAAGCGGTATATCGCCAAGTTTGTGCAGGACAGCCGTGTGGCGGTAAAAGGCATGACACAGCAGCAGCTGGTGGATGCCCTGTATACCGAAATGGCTGAGTATTCCTTTCTTACCAAGTACATCTTTGCTGACGACATCGAAGAAATCGACATCAACAGCTGGCGGGATATTGAAATCCAGTACGCCGGTGGGCGCTGCGAAAAGCTGCGGGAACACTTCGACAGCCCCCAACACTGTATCAATGTGCTGCGCCGGATGCTTCATGTGTCCGGTACCATTCTGGATGACCAATCCCCTCTGGTGGTCGGTACTCTTGCAGAAAACATCCGTATTGCTGTTATGAAAAGCCCCATTGTGGATGCCAGCGTAGGCGCTGCCGCCTCCATCCGTATCGTCAACCCCAATAACATGGAGAAAGAGGATTTTATAAACGGTGGTACGGCAACCGCTGAAATGCTGGATTTTCTATCGGAGTGCATCCGCTACGGCATTTCGGTGTGCATTGCGGGAGCCACCAGCAGCGGTAAGACCACCGTGGCAGGCTGGCTGCTTACCACCATTCCCGATAACAAGCGCATTTTTACCATTGAAAACGGCAGCCGGGAGCTTTCCCTCATCCGGGAAAAGGACGGCAGGGTCACCAATTCCGTAGTGCATACCCTCACCCGCAACAGCGAGAACGAGCTGTACCGTATTGAGCAGATTGACCTTGTGGACATCTCCCTGCGCTTCAACCCCGACATTATCGTGGTAGGCGAAATGCGTGGTGCGGAGGCCAATGCTGCACAGGAAGTAGCCCGCACCGGTGTGGCGGTGGTTACCACCATCCATTCCAACTCCTGCGAATCCACCTACCGCCGTATGGTTTCCCTCTGCAAGCGAGCGGTGGATATGTCGGATGAAACCCTCATGGGCTATGTGACCGAGGCCTATCCCATTATCGTGTTCTGCAAGCAGCTGGAAAATAAGCAAAGGCGGCTCATGGAAATTATGGAGTGCGAAATCCTGCCGGACAACAGCCGCCATTACCGCACCCTGTTCCGGTACGAGATTACCGAAAATCGCTATGAAAACAATCAGTTTTATATTACCGGACACCATGTAACGGTTAATCCCATATCCGACAGCCTGTGTAAACGGCTGATAGAGAATGGTATGCCGCAGGAACGCATCAATCTTCTTAAGAAAGGGGGGCAAATATCCATATGA